ACGGGCGGGGCGGGGCTCGGTGAAGAAGGCCGCGTAAACGCGGTTGCGCCGGGACCGGAGGTCGGCGGGGTCCGTCAGGTAGGCCAGCACCTTGATCACCACACCGATCCTCCACGGTTCTCTGATCCATCTGGACATACTGTATATGGATTGGATGGACTGTCCAGGCGGCGCACTGGCCGGAGGAAGTCGAGCTGCAGCCAGTGGCCCGCGCCGTACAGCGACAAGGCCCGGCCGGCCGCCGGAGAGCCCACGCAGGCGTGACGGTGCTCAGCCGCCGTCGGCGCACCCGGCCTGGGCGTCGCGGTACCAGGAAGACACCTCCGCCTGTTCGGGACCGGCATAGATGACGACCTTGGTACGCCCCGACAGGAGCACCCCCGATGGCCACCACCCATCGGGCACATCGCGGCGGACCTCTCGCTTGGCTCCCACGCGGAAGGAGTCGATGTCCATCCCGCGCTTGGCCAGCTCGCCGCGCAGTTGCCCCACCGTCATGCGCAGGTAGGGCACGCAGTGCAGCACCTCCCCTGGGGCGCTGATCTCGCCGGTGGTGGCGTAGTTCTCACCGTCCCTGGCGGGTCTGCCCAGGATCACGCCGGCGGGCCCTGCCAGGTCGGCGGGGATCCGCAGCCTCACGGTGCAGGGGTCCTCGAAGGCCGGGCAGCCCGGGTCGGGGATCGGCTCGATCTGCGGTGTCGCCTCCTCGGCCGACGTGCCGTGACCGCCGACCACCTTGCCCACCAGGCTCGGTGACACCGGCTCCAGCTCCAGCGTGACCGGGAGGCCACGCGCGCGGAACTCCTCGGCGTACTGCTCGGGCGAGGCGTAGACGTCCTTCACGGTGACGATGTAGTCCTCGCCCGACCTGGCGAACTCCAGCGCCGCCGCCGGTCGTGGCCAGACCGCGACGCCGAGGGCGGCCACGGCGATGACGGTGCCCAGCGCCACGGTGAGCACCACCGGCTTCCAGGTCCGCCTGCGGGGCGCGGGTTGCGGCCCGGACGCGGCCATGATGCGCCGGGCGTGCGCCGCCAGCTCCGACGGGTCGGCGCGCACCCCGGCGGCCGGATCGTGTGCCCGGAGCAGGCTTCTGAGCTGCTTGACATCGTGGTTCATATGGCGCTCTCTCCGAGTTCCGGCCGGTGGTGAGGGTGGTCGGCGAGGGACTGTTCGAGCCGTTTGCGGGCGCGGTGCAGCCGCATCGCGGCCGCCGCTCTGGAGCAGCCGGCGACCTGGGCCGCTTCGCGCAGGTCGAGCCCTTCCCAGGCGACCAGCAGCACCAGCTCCCTGTCGCTCTCGCTCAGGTCGTTCAGTGCCGTCAGGGCGGCCTGCCGCGCGACGACCGCGACGGCGTGGTCGCCGATGTCGCCGGCGTCGTGGACCGCGAGCACCTCCTCGCGCCGCTGCTCCTTCTTGACGAGGTTGCGGATCAGGTTGCGGGCTGTGACGTACAGCCACGGCAGTGGGCGGTCGGGTGGTATGTCCCGGTGCTTCTGCCACGCGATCCTGAACGTCTCGTTGGCGATGTCCGGCGCGTCGGAGGGGCCGACGCGCCGCCACGCATATCGAAGGACCGACTCGTAGTGCTCCTGGAACAGGAGCGTGAAGTCTGCTTCTTCATCCACAGTCACACCCCCTATGTGTCGCCAGGACGTCCGACATCACCCGGGATGCGTACTGAAAAGCGGCTATCGTGGCCCCTCCTTGATCTCTGCCCTCACAGTGGGAGACGGTCCGTGACAGATCGCGATCTCTTCACCTACGCGTTGGTGGCCGGCACGATCGCCCTTGCCATCGCGATCCTCAGCACGATCTTCGGAGATGTGGCGAGAGCACCCGGCTTCGCGATCTCAAGCGCCCTGATAGGCATCGGATTCATGCTCGCTGCCGTCGCCCTTGCGATCTTCGAGCGGCGCGACAAGGGAAACTCTGGTCCAGGGCAGCGTGGATGACGCGGATGGTGACCTTGAGGCCGGTGCCTCCAGCGGTGCCGCCGTGGCGGCCTCCTTGCCGGTGCCGGCCATAGATCGAACCCGGCGCCGCCAGCGGTGCTCAGTCACCGAGGAAGGTGGCCAGCAGCGGGTTGACCTGTTCCGGGGCGTCCTCGTGGACGTTGTGCCCGGCGCCGGGAATGATCCGCACCACGGCGCCGGGGATGCGCCTGCCGTACTCCGAGGCGTAGGAGGCGGGCAGCCACTGATCGGCCTGTCCCCAGATCACCAGGGTGCGGGCGCGCAGGCGGGCGAGCCCGGCGTCCGTGGCCGTGTAGTCCTGGCTGCGGACGAGCCGGACGAACGCCTCCCGCTTGTCCGGGCGGGACATCCAGTGCCAGGTCTCGTCCACGACCTCGGGGGTGACCCGGTCCTGGTGGGCGAAGGCGGTGCGCAGGCTCCGTTCGAAGTCGGCGCGGCCCATCAGCTTGACCGCCAGCTCCCCCACGACGGGGATGGAGAACAGCGCCGTCTGCGAGGCGAGCGGCTTGTCCAGGCCAGGGGAGTCGAGCAGGACGAGCCGGTCGACGCGGGCCGGGTGGTGCTCGGCGTAGTACAGCGACCAGGCGCCTCCCCAGGAGTGCCCGACCAAGCGGACGGCCGGCAGTTTCGCCGCGTCCAGGAAGGTTCCGAGCGCCCGTGCCATGCCGGGGATGTCGTAGGCGAACTCCCCCTTCACGGTGGTGTATCCCTGGCCGGGCAGGTCGACGGCGTAGACGGTGTGCTCGCGGGACAGCGCCGCGATGGTGTGTCGGTAGGAGTACAGCCACTGCGCCCCGCCCGCCACCAGCACCACCGGTGACCCGCTGCCTGTCCTGCTGTAGTGGAAGCGCGCCAGGGGGGTGTCGAGATAGCTGCTCTCGTACGCCGAGCGGTAGCCGTCCACGGCCGCCGGTCGCCAGCCGTACGCGCCGAACAGCGTCACGGCCACCAGCACGGCGAGCACGGCGGCGACCCGGCGCGGCCAGCGCCTTCCGTGGCGTGGGGTCGGGGGAGCCGGCTGTCCGAGGTGTTCCATGGTGTCCTCTGGGTGGTGGGAGGGGCGGGCGTCCCCAGGAGGACGGGCAGGGGACGGCCGGTGTGACGGGCGCGAGAGTGATCTCCTTCACACGCTCCCCGTCACAGTGCTGTGCTCCGGCCTCCCGAAGTTCAGTCGGCTGACCGATCGTGCCGGGGCGATCGGGGCCTTACGGTCGTGATCGGCCGGACAGTACATGGAGGAGATGTCGTGCAGAGCATCACTGTGGAGCCCGTAGGTGTCGTCGTCGGTGGCCGTGCCGAGGCGTTCGACGACGACTGGAACGCCGAGCAGGCGGTGATCCGCATCGACGGCACCCGGTTCGGGCCGGACACGCTCGCCGGGCTGGACGCGTTCTCGCATCTGGAGGTGGTGTTCCGGTTCCATCTCGTGGATCCGTCCGCGATCTCCACCTCGGCTCGTCACCCGCGTGGCAACCCCGACTGGCCGCGGGTCGGCATCTTCGCCCAGCGGGGTAAGAACCGCCCGAACCTGCTGGGGGTCTCCCGCTGCCGGTTGCTCGCCGTCGATGGGCTGGATCTTCATGTACGCGGCCTGGACGCCGTCGACGGCAGCCCGGTCCTCGACGTCAAGCCGTACATGGCCGAGTTCGGCCCGCAGGGCGAGACGGTGCAGCCGGAGTGGGCGACCGAGCTGATGCGCGCCTACTACTGATCCGCACCGGCCGCCGGGGCTGATGGAGATGCGTCGTTCAGCCGAGCTCCAGGCCGCCGTCGATGGTGAGGACCTGGCCGGTGAGCCAGGTGGCGGCGGGGTCGGCGAGGCGCACGATCCAGGTGGCCACCTCCTCGGGGGTGCCGCGGCGGCCGAGGGGGATGCGGGCGGTCTCGTCCTGCTTCAACCGGTCGATGACGTCGTCGGGGAGGCCGGCGGCGGTCAGGGCCTCGCTCTCGGTGGGGCCGGGGGCCAGGGCGTTGACGCGGACGCCGTCGGCGGCCAGCTCCAGGGCCCAGCTACGGGTCAGCTGTTCGAGGGCGGCCTTGGAGGCGGCGTAGTGGGCGGCGCCGGGCAGCGGGCGGTGGCCGAAGGTGCTGGAGATGTTGACGATCGTGCCGCGGCCGGCGCGCAGGTACGGGAGCGCCGCCTTGGCCAGCAGGCTGGGCGCGACCACGTTGAGTGCCAGGAGGTCGGTGACGCGCTGGGCGTCGGTCTCGGCCAGCGGCATGACGGCGGTGGCGCCGGCGTTGTTGACCAGGACGTCCACGCGGCCCCAGCGGCCGGCCGCCGCGTCGACGACGTCCTGCGGAGCGCCGGCGCGGGTGATGTCGGCCGGCAGGACGGCGATGCCGGGGTGCTGGGCGGCCGTCCGGTGCAGGGCCTCGGCGCGGCGGCCCACCGCGAGCACGTGGGCTCCGGCGCTGGCGAAGGCGAGGGCGGTGGCGCAGCCGATCCCTGATCCTGCGCCGGTCACGATGACGACCTGGTCCTGTAGTGAGGCGGTCACGGGACGATCCTTCGTTCGATGTTCGTGAAACATCGAACAAGCTACCATGGAGCCATGAGACGGGCACATCACCCCGAAGTGGGCGAGATCACGCTGACCGAGGTGATGGCCGCCCTCAGTGACCCGATCCGGGTCGGCGTGGTGCGGGTGCTGGCCGACGGGCGCGAGCGCGGCTGGGGTGATCTGCGGGCGCCGGTGGCCAAGTCCACGCTCAGCCATCATCTGCGGGTGCTGCGTGACGCCGGGCTGACCCGTACGCGGCAGGAGGGCACCCGCTGCTTCGTGACCCTGCGGCGGGAGGAGCTGCAGGGGCGCTATCCGGGGCTGATGGAGGCGGTGCTGGCCGCGGCCGAGGACGAGGACGTCGGCCACCAGGTGAGCGCGAAGGACGACGCGGCACCGGCTGTCTGAGCCGACCGCCCGGGGTGATGTTATGCCGGGGCTCGCCTGACCAGGGTGAGGTCGGTGACGAAGGTCATCTCGACCCCGTCGCCCAGCACCGAGGCCAGCTCCGCCAGCAACGGCTCCCGC
The nucleotide sequence above comes from Nonomuraea gerenzanensis. Encoded proteins:
- a CDS encoding RNA polymerase sigma factor — protein: MDEEADFTLLFQEHYESVLRYAWRRVGPSDAPDIANETFRIAWQKHRDIPPDRPLPWLYVTARNLIRNLVKKEQRREEVLAVHDAGDIGDHAVAVVARQAALTALNDLSESDRELVLLVAWEGLDLREAAQVAGCSRAAAAMRLHRARKRLEQSLADHPHHRPELGESAI
- a CDS encoding alpha/beta fold hydrolase encodes the protein MEHLGQPAPPTPRHGRRWPRRVAAVLAVLVAVTLFGAYGWRPAAVDGYRSAYESSYLDTPLARFHYSRTGSGSPVVLVAGGAQWLYSYRHTIAALSREHTVYAVDLPGQGYTTVKGEFAYDIPGMARALGTFLDAAKLPAVRLVGHSWGGAWSLYYAEHHPARVDRLVLLDSPGLDKPLASQTALFSIPVVGELAVKLMGRADFERSLRTAFAHQDRVTPEVVDETWHWMSRPDKREAFVRLVRSQDYTATDAGLARLRARTLVIWGQADQWLPASYASEYGRRIPGAVVRIIPGAGHNVHEDAPEQVNPLLATFLGD
- a CDS encoding SAM-dependent methyltransferase; the protein is MQSITVEPVGVVVGGRAEAFDDDWNAEQAVIRIDGTRFGPDTLAGLDAFSHLEVVFRFHLVDPSAISTSARHPRGNPDWPRVGIFAQRGKNRPNLLGVSRCRLLAVDGLDLHVRGLDAVDGSPVLDVKPYMAEFGPQGETVQPEWATELMRAYY
- a CDS encoding SDR family NAD(P)-dependent oxidoreductase, which encodes MTASLQDQVVIVTGAGSGIGCATALAFASAGAHVLAVGRRAEALHRTAAQHPGIAVLPADITRAGAPQDVVDAAAGRWGRVDVLVNNAGATAVMPLAETDAQRVTDLLALNVVAPSLLAKAALPYLRAGRGTIVNISSTFGHRPLPGAAHYAASKAALEQLTRSWALELAADGVRVNALAPGPTESEALTAAGLPDDVIDRLKQDETARIPLGRRGTPEEVATWIVRLADPAATWLTGQVLTIDGGLELG
- a CDS encoding ArsR/SmtB family transcription factor, with protein sequence MRRAHHPEVGEITLTEVMAALSDPIRVGVVRVLADGRERGWGDLRAPVAKSTLSHHLRVLRDAGLTRTRQEGTRCFVTLRREELQGRYPGLMEAVLAAAEDEDVGHQVSAKDDAAPAV